The DNA sequence CAGGACGTGCGCCCGTGCGTGGACAACGGCGCGCGGCCGGCGGCGAGCGTCGTCGGCGAGGAGCTCACCGTCTCCGCCACGGTCTTCCGCGAGGGCCACGACGCGGTCAACGCCTCGGTCGTGCTCACCTCCCCCACCGGGGCCGAGACCCTCGTGCCCATGACCCTCGTCAACCCGGGGCTCAACGCGTGGGAGGCGGTCGTCGCACCCGCGGAGCTGGGGCTGTGGAGCTACCGGGTCGAGGGCTGGTCGGACCCGTACGCCACGTGGGACCACGACGCCTCGATCAAGGTCGCCGCGGACATCGACTCCGAGCTCATGCTCGAGGAGGGCGCGCGGGTGCTGGAGCGCGCGCTGGCCGAGGTCGAGCGCCCCGCCGCCGCGCGGACCCTGCTGGAGGACGCCGTCACCGCCCTGCGCGACACCCGGCGCCCCCCGCAGGCACGCCTGCACGTCGGGACGGACCCTGCGGTCCGCACCGAGCTCCACGACCGCCCCCTGCGCGACTTCGTCAGCCAGTCCGCCGACCTGCCCCTCCTGGTCGAGCGGGAGCGGGCCCTCTACGGCGCCTGGTACGAGATCTTTCCGCGCTCGGAGGGCGCGGTGCAGGACCCGGAGACCGGGGCGTGGACGTCCGGCACGCTGCGCACCGCCGCGAAGCGCCTCCCCGCCATCGCCGACATGGGTTTCGACGTCGTCTACCTGACCCCCATCCACCCGATCGGCACGACCGCGCGCAAGGGCCCCAACAACACCCTGGACGCCGGGCCCGACGACCCGGGCAGCCCCTACGCCATCGGCTCGCCCGACGGCGGGCACGACGCCATCCACCCCGACCTCGGGACCTTCGAGGACTTTGACGCCTTCGTCGCGCGCGCCGAGGAGCTCGGCCTCGAGGTGGCCCTGGACATCGCCCTGCAGTGCTCCCCCGACCACCCGTACGTCACCAGCCACCCCGAGTGGTTCACGACGCGCGCCGACGGCACCATCGCGTATGCCGAGAACCCGCCGAAGAAGTACCAGGACATCTACCCGCTCAACTTCGACAACGACCCTGCCGGGGCGTATGCCGAGGTGCGCCGGGTCATCCAGGTGTGGATCGACCACGGGGTCAAGATCTTCCGCGTCGACAACCCGCACACCAAGCCGGTCGAGTTCTGGCAGTGGCTCATCGAGGACGTCGCGCGCGACCACCCGGACGTCATCTGGCTGGCCGAGGCGTTCACCAAGCCCGCGATGATGCACACCCTGGCCAAGGTCGGGTTCCAGCAGTCGTACACGTACTACGCCTGGCGCAACCAGAAGTGGGAGCTCGAGGAGTACGTCCGCGAGCTGGCGGGCGACGCGGCGGCATACATGCGCCCGTCGTTCTGGCCGACCACGCACGACATCCTCACGCCCTACATGCAGTTCGGCGGCCCCGCCGCGTGGAAGCTGCGGGCGGCCCTGGCCGCGACGCTCGTGCCGACCTACGGCATCTACGCCGGGTACGAGCTGATCGAGCACGTGGCGCGCCCCGGCGCGGAGGAGCAGATCGACAACGAGAAGTACCAGTACAAGAACCGCCACTGGGAGGACTACGAGCCCGGCGGCCCCAAGGAGGGGCAGTCGCTCGCCGGCTACCTCACGCGGCTCAACGAGATCCGCCGCGCGCACCCGTCACTGCACTGGCTGCGCAACATCACCTTCCACCACGTGGACGACGAGAACATCATGGCGTTCTCCAAGCGCCGCGTGCTGGCCGACGGCACCGAGGACGTCGTCGTGGTCGTCGCCAACCTCGACCCGCACAGCACGCGCGAGTCGATGGTCCACCTCGACATGCCGGCGCTCGGGCTCGGGTGGCAGGACCAGGTGGCCGCCCACGACCTGGTCACCGACCAGTCCTGGCAGTGGGGGGAGAACGTCTACGTGAGACTGGGTCCGGAGACCGAGCCCGTGCACGTCGTCGAGATCAGGAGGTTCTGATGCAGGGTCTCAACCTCAACCAGCCCGGCCTCAAGCACGACCCCGAGTGGTTCAAGACGGCCGTGTTCTACGAGGTCCTCGTCCGCGGCTTCGGCGACTCCAACGGGTCCGGGGCCGGGGACTTCACCGGGCTCATCAACCGGCTCGACTACCTGCAGTGGCTCGGCGTCGACTGCCTCTGGCTGCCGCCGTTCTACGCCTCGCCGCTGCGCGACGGCGGGTACGACATCGCCGACTACACCGCGGTGCTGCCCGAGTTCGGGACGCTGCCGGACTTCCAGGAGCTCGTGTCGCAGGCGCACGCCCGCGGCATCCGGATCATCACCGACTTCGTCATGAACCACACCAGCGACCAGCACCCGTGGTTCCAGGCGTCCCGCTCGGACCCGGAGGGGCCGTTCGGCGACTTCTACGTGTGGTCCGACACCGACGAGAAGTATGCCGACGCGCGCATCATCTTCATCGACACCGAGGTGTCGAACTGGACCTTCGACCCGGTGCGGCGCCAGTTCTTCTGGCACCGCTTCTTCTCCCACCAGCCGGACCTCAACTTCGAGAACCCCGCCGTCCACGAGGCGATGTTCGACGTCGTCCGGTTCTGGATGGACATGGGCATCGACGGCTTCCGGCTCGACGCGGTCCCCTACCTCTACGAGGAGGAGGGCCACAACGGCGAGAACCACCCCAAGACGCACGAGTTCCTCGCCAAGCTGCGGCGGATGGTCGACGAGGAGTACCCGGGCAGGATCCTGCTGGCCGAGGCGAACCAGCCGCCTGCGGACGTCGTCGACTACTTCGGCACCGAGGAGTCGCCGGAGTGCCAGATGTGCTTCCACTTCCCGGTCATGCCGATGCTCTACTACTCGCTGCGCGAGGAGAAGGCCGCGCCGATCATCGACGTCCTGGCCGACACCCCGCCCATCCCGCAGGGCGCCCAGTGGGGCACGTTCCTGCGCAACCACGACGAGCTGACGCTCGAGATGGTTACGCCGGAGCAGCGGGCGGCCATGTACGGCTGGTACGCCCCCGACCCGCGCATGCGCGCCAACGTCGGCATCCGGCGACGCCTCGCCCCCCTGCTCGACAACAGCCGGGCCGAGATCGAGCTCATCCACGCGCTCCTGCTCTCGCTGCCCGGGTCGCCGTGCCTCTACTACGGCGACGAGATCGGCATGGGCGACAACATCTGGCTCAACGACCGCGACTCGGTCCGCACCCCGATGCAGTGGACGCCGGACCGCAACGCGGGCTTCTCCACGACCGACCCCGGCAAGCTCTACCTGCCGGTCATCTCCTCGCTCGTCTACCACTACAACAACGTCAACGTGGAAGCCCAGATGGCGCACAGCTCCTCGCTGCTGCACTGGGTCAAGGCGATGCTGGAGATCCGCCGCCACCACCCGGTGTTCGGGCGGGGGAACTTCGAGGTCTGCCCCAGCGACAACGAGGGCGTGCTGTCCTACCTGCGGGTCGAGTGGGCCGGCGAGGGCGACGCGCAGGACACCGAGGCCGTCCTGTGCGTCAACAACCTCACCAGTCGGCCGCAGGCGACGACGATCAAGGTGCCCGAGGAGTTCAAGGGAGCCCAGACGACCGACCTGTTCGGTGGCCTCGGGTTCCCCAAGGTGTCCGACGACGGCACCATCACCCTGACCCTCGGCTCCCGCGACTTCTTCTGGCTGCGACTGGCCCCGGCGGCTGCCCGTGGCTGAGATCCACACGTCCGCCTCGCTGTCGCCGACCAAGCTGGAGCTGCTCGCCGGCTGGATGGGACGGCAGCGGTGGTATGCCGCCAAGGGCAGCACCCCGCGCCTGCGCAAGCTCTGGTCGTGGCGCCTCGACGACCCCGCGGGGCAGGTGGGGATCGAGACCATCCTCGTCGTCGACGAGGCCGGTCCCGCGCCGGTGCTCTACCAGGTGCCCCTCACCTACCGCGCCGCTCCGCTCGAGGGCGGTCAGTCGGCCCTGGTCGGCACGACGGAGCACACGGTCCTGGGCCGCCGCTGGGTGTACGACGGGCCGCACGACCCGGTGTACGCCGCCCAGCTGCTCGAGCTGGCGCTGGGCCGGGCCGTCCCGCAAGCCGGCTCGCAGTCCGACACCGTCGAGCCCGACGTGGTCGGTGAGCGACACCGGTCGTGGACGCAGGAGGTGACGCTGCGCGGCTCGCGCGTGCTGTCCGGCGAGCAGTCCAACACCTCGATCGTGTTCGACTGCGTCGACGCCGACGGCGCCCCGAAGCCGTTGATCTGCAAGGTCTTCCGCATGCTGCACGACGGTGAGAACCCCGACGTGACGGTGCAGGGCGCCCTCTCCGAGGGCGGCTCGACGCGGGTGCCTGGCATGGTCGGCGCCGTGTCGGCACGCTGGCCCTCGCCCGTCGAGGGCGGTCAGTCCGCTGCCGGTCACCTGGCCTTCGCCCAGGAGTTCTTCCCGGGCACCGAGGACGCGTGGCGCGTCGCGCTGCGGGCCATCGGCGCCGGCGAGGACTTCACGACGCCCGCACGCGACCTCGGGGCCGCGACCGCCGAGGTGCACGACCTGCTGGCACGGGTGCTGCCGACCGAGCCGGTGACGGAGGCGGCCATCGCCGACGTCGTCGCCGGGATGCGGGCGCGGTACGTCGCGGCCGCCTCCGAGGTGCCGGCCCTGGCCGCCTTCGAGCACCGGATCGCATCGGTCTTCGACCGGGCCGTCAACGCGCCCTGGCCCCGGCTCCAGCGCATCCACGGCGACTACCACCTCGGGCAGGTCCTGCAGGTGGCCGGTCGCGGGTGGGTGCTGCTCGACTTCGAGGGCGAGCCGCTGCGGCCGCTTGCCGAGCGCAGCCGCCCCGACCTCGCGATCCGCGACGTGGCGGGCATGCTCCGCTCGTTCGACTACGCCGCCGGGTCGTGGGAGCAGTCCCATCCCGGCAGGAGCGCCCGCGACTGGGCCGCCGCCACGCAGGCCGCCTTCCTCGACGGGTATGCCACGGCGGCCGGGACCGACCCCCGCGACAACCCCGCACTGCTCATCGCGTTCCAGCTCGACAAGGCCCTCTACGAGGTGGTGTACGAGGCACGAAACCGCCCACCGTGGCTGACCATCCCGACCGCCGCAGTGGCCCGACTGCTCGACGACGCACGAAGGGACCTGGCATGAGCCCCAAGTTCGGCAAGAACAAGAAGGACCCGAAGGACCCGCAGGCCGGCAGCACGCCTGCCACAACTCCCGGCGACCCGACGCAGGCCACGCCTGACGCGCCCCACCTGGACACGTCCCAGGCGCCGGCGGCGCCGTCGACCCACCCGGACCCGGAAGCACCCGAGCCGGGCCGGGTGACCGAGCCTCCGGCCAGCCGGGAATCCACCCCGGCGACGAGCCAGGTGACCGAGGCGCCCGCGAGCCCGGAGCCCCGACCCGGCCAGGTGACCGAGCCGCCCGTGAGCCGCGAGCCCGAGCCGGTCCCCGTGCCGGCCACGCCGCAGGAGGCCATCCGCGCCTTCATCGACGGCCGCCACCAGCAGCCGCACGACCTGCTGGGCCACCACCTCGAGCCCGAGGGCCTGGTGGTGCGCGCCTTCCGGCCGTTCGCGGCCTCGGTGGCCGTCCGCTTCGCCGACGGCGAGCAGGTGGCGATGGAGCACGAGTCCGACGGCGTGTGGCGCGGCCTGCGCCCCGGCGCCACGCAGACCCAGGACTACCGCCTGCTCGTCGCCTACGGCGACGGCATCGAGCACGTGCAGGACGATCCCTACCGGTTCGCCCCCACGCTGGGCGACCTCGACCGGTACCTCATCGGCGAGGGACGGCACGAGCAGCTGTGGACCGTCCTGGGCGCCCACGTCCGCGAGTACGGCGGCCCGATGGGCACGGTGGTCGGCACGTCGTTCGCCGTGTGGGCCCCTCGCGCCCAGGCCGTCCACGTCGTCGGCGATTTCAACGGCTGGGACAACCGCACCCACCCGATGCGCCTGCTCGGCGAGTCCGGCGTCTGGGAGCTCTTCGTCCCCGGCGTCGGTGACGGTGCCCTCTACAAGTTCATGGTCCGCGGGGCCGACGGCCGCGTGCGCGAGAAGGCCGACCCGATGGCGCGGTCGACCGAGCTGCCCCCCGGACGGGCGTCGCGGGTCGAGCAGTCGCGCTACGACTGGCAGGACGAGGACTGGCTGCGCCACCGCACCGGGAACGACGCGCACGCCGCGCCGATGAGCGTCTACGAGGTGCACCTGGGCTCGTGGCGCAAGGGGCAGTCCTACCGCGACCTCGCCGAGCACCTGGTCAACTACACCCGCGACCTGGGTTTCACCCACGTCGAGTTCATGCCGGTGATGGAGCACCCGTACCCGCCGTCGTGGGGCTACCACGTCACCAGCTACTACGCGCCCAGCGCGCGGTTCGGGACGCCGGATGACTTCCGCTACCTCGTCGACCGGCTGCACCAGGCCGGGATCGGCGTCATCCTCGACTGGGTGCCGGGCCACTTCGCGACCGACCCGTGGGCGCTGGCGCAGTTCGACGGGCTGCCGCTGTACGAGCACCCGGACCCCCGCAAGGGCTGGCACCCCGAGTGGGGCTCGTACATCTTCGACTTCGGCCGCCAGCAGGTGCGCAACTTCCTCGTGGCGAATGCCGTGTACTGGCTCGAGGAGTTCCACGTCGACGGCCTGCGAGTCGACGGCGTCGCGTCGATGCTGTACCTCGACTACGCCCGCCGTGACGGCGAGTGGATCCCGAACGTGCACGGGGGCCGCGAGAACCTCGAGGCGGTGGGCCTGCTCCAGGAGGCCAACGCCACGGCATACAAGCGGGTCCCCGGCATCGTCACGATCGCCGAGGAGTCCACGTCCTGGCCGGGGGTCACCAAGCCGACCGACGCGGGCGGCCTCGGCTTCGGGCTGAAGTGGAACATGGGCTGGATGAACGACTCCTTGCGGTACCTCAAGGAGGACCCGGTCCACCGGCAGTACCACCACAACCTGCTGACGTTCTCGCTCATGTACGCCTACAGCGAGAACTACCTGCTGCCGATCAGCCACGACGAGGTCGTGCACGGCAAGGGCTCGCTGCTGCGCAAGGTGCCGGGCAGCCGGTACGACCAGCTGGCGACGGTCCGCGCCTACCTCGCGTACATCTGGAGCCACCCCGGCAAGCAGCTGATCTTCATGGGCACGGAGTTCGCCCAGGAGGCCGAGTGGGCCGACGGCCGCGAGCTCGACTGGTGGCTGCTCGACCACGCGGCCCACTACCGGGTGCACAACCTGGTCAAGGAGCTCAACCGGGTCTACAAGGAGAGCCGGGCCCTGTGGGCGCTGGACTCGGACTCGGCCGGGTTCGAGTGGCTCAACGCCAACGACAACGCCGGCAACACGTACTCCTACCTGCGGTTCGGGACCCCTGACCGGCAGGGCGACGTGCTGGCAGTGGCCGTGAACTTCGGCGGCATCTCCCGTGACCCGCTGCGCCTGGGTGTCCCCCGGGCGGGCCGCTGGAAGGTCGTGCTCGACACGAGCGGGTTCGACGAGTTCGGCACCGCCAGCCAGGCCGGGGTCGAGCTGGAGGCGCAGGAGGTGCCGGCCGACGGCCAGCCGTACTCCGTCGAGGTGACGGTGGCGAAGCTGTCCGCCGTCTACCTCGCGCCGGTCGAGGAGGAGAAGGTGACCACGCCATGAGCGACCCGCGCGCCGGCCAGCCGGCCCAGCCGTCCGACCTCGTCGACGTCCCGCACCTCGTCACGGCCTACTACACGCTGCAGCCGGACCCGCAGGACGTCGACCAGCAGGTGGCGTTCGGGACGTCGGGGCACCGCGGGTCGAGCCTGCGGACGGCGTTCAACGAGGCGCACATCCTGGCCACGACGCAGGCGATCTGCGACTACCGGGCGGCGCAGGGCTACGACGGGCCGCTCTTCATGGGGCGTGACACCCACGGCCTGTCCGAGCCGGCGTGGGCCTCGGCGCTCGAGGTGCTGGTCGCCAACGACGTGACCGTCCTCGTCGACGACCGTGACGGCTACACGCCCACGCCGGCGGTGTCGCACGCGATCATCCGGGCCAACGACGGGCGGACGACGGGCAGCGGCCTCGCCGACGGCATCGTCGTCACGCCGTCTCACAACCCGCCCACCGACGGCGGGTTCAAGTACAACCCGCCGCACGGTGGCCCGGCCGACTCCGACGCCACCAAGGTCATCGCCGCCCGCGCCAACGAGCTCATCGCCGGCGGGCTGGCGGACGTCAGGCGCGTGCCCTTCACGCGGGCCCGTGCCGCAGCGGGTGCGTACGACTTCCTGGGCACCTACGTGGACGACCTGCCGAGCGTCGTCGACGTGGCCAGGATCCGTGAGGCGGGGATCCGCATCGGGGCCGATCCCCTGGGCGGGGCGTCCGTGGCGTACTGGGGCGAGATCGCGGACCGGCACGGCCTCGACCTGACCGTCGTGAACCCGCTCGTCGACCCGACCTGGCGCTTCATGACGCTGGACTGGGACGGCAAGATCCGGATGGACTGCTCCTCCCCCTCGGCCATGGCCTCGCTCATCGCCCGCAAGGACGAGTACGACCTCGCGACGGGGAACGACGCCGACGCCGACCGGCACGGGATCGTCACGCCGGACGCCGGCCTGATGAACCCGAACCACTTCCTGGCCGTGGCGATCCAGTACCTCTTCGGGGGGGCGCGCGCGGACTGGCCGCAGGGTGCCGCGATCGGCAAGACGCTGGTCTCGAGCTCGATGATCGACCGCGTGGCTGCCGACGTCGGCGGCCGGCTCGTCGAGGTGCCCGTGGGCTTCAAGTGGTTCGTCCCCGGGCTCATCGACGGCAGCTTCGGCTTCGGGGGCGAGGAGTCGGCGGGCGCGTCGTTCCTGCGCCGCGACGGCCGGGCGTGGACGACCGACAAGGACGGCATCCTGCTGGCGCTGCTCGCGTCCGAGGTCCTCGCCGCCACGGGGAAGACCCCCAGCGAGCACTACCGCGAGCTGGTCGCGCGGCACGGCGACCCGGCGTACGCCCGCATCGACGCCCCGGCGAACCGCGAGCAGAAGGCCAAGCTGGCCGCCCTCTCCCCCGGTGACGTCGCCGCCGACAGCCTCGCGGGAGAGCCGATCACGGCCAAGCTGACCGATGCACCCGGCAACGGGGCAGCGATCGGCGGCCTCAAGGTGACGACGGAGAGCGCGTGGTTCGCGGCCCGCCCGTCCGGCACCGAGGACGTCTACAAGATCTATGCCGAGTCGTTCCGCGGGCCCGAGCACCTGGCGCAGGTGCAGGCCGAGGCCCGCGAGGTGGTGGGCGCGGCGCTCGGCGGCTGACGCTCGTCGTGGGGTGCCGTGTCGACTGTGGCCCGGCGCCCGGACCAGCGAGCCGGCGGGTTCGGCGCGCTGAGCGGGCGGTCGGCGTGCCGGCTCCACCAGTAGGTGGTGAGCTGGAAGGGCTCGACCCGCCTGTGCGCGGGGAAACGGCGCCCGGCGAGGTCGCGGTACGCGTCGAGCTCCGTCACCACCGCGTCGCGCGGTCCCGTGCGCTCGGCACCCTCGGTTCCCGTGCACTCGGTGCCGTCGGGTCCCGCGCCCTCGGCGTCGTCGGGTCCGGCGCGCTCCGCGTCGTCGGGTCCCGCGCCCACGGTGAGGGTGACACCCAGCCCGGGTAGTGCGGCCAGCCACGCGTGGACCGATGCAGGGAGTTCCGCGGCCTCGAGCCTGCCCACCAGCGACTTGGACACCCCCGCCTGGCGAGCCAGCTCGCGCTGCGAGAGCACACGCCGTGCCCGCGTCAGTCGCACCTGTCGTGAGATCTCGGCCGCGAGGTCGTCCGGGTCCATCCGCCCACGGTGCCCTGCCCGCCCGCGGTTCGCGGGGACAGCCCGCGGGGCTGTGGATGCCGCTCTCGCGAGACCGGGCCTGTGGACGACGGGGTCCGTCCCCCGGGGGGAAGGCGCGCGTGCCGGTCCGCCCTCCGTCCTGGCCGTCGCACGCGCGCTATGCGTTGCCCCGGCCCGTGGGGCAGCGCAGCGCGGGGACAGGTCCCGCGCGCACTATGCAATGCCCCGGCCCGTGGGGCAGCACAGCGCGGGGACAGGTCCCGCGCGCACTATGCAATGCCCCGACCCGTGGGACAACGCAGCGCGGGGACGGCCCCCGCGCGCTATGCGTTGCCCCGGCCCGTGGGGCAGCGCAGCGCGGGGACGGCCCCGCGCCCACTATGCGTTGCCCCGGCCCGTGGGGCAGCGCAGAGCAGGGACAGGCCCCGCGCGCGCTATGCGTTGCCCCGGCCCGTGGGGCAGCGCAGAGCAGGGACAGGACCGGCGTCCGCATCGACCCACCCTCCGCCCCTGGCCGCCGCACGCACGCTCTGCCCTGCCCCTGTCCCTGGGGCAATGCATAGTGCGCGCACCTTCCTTTCCCCTCCAGATCCTCGTGGGCTTCGATCCGGCACGCGCCCGTGTCGCGCCGTGTCCAGCGCGCGACTCACCGACCGCGGCGAATTCGGAGGGGTCCTCCGGAATTAAACGGAGGGTTGCTCCGTTGTACGGGACATGACGACGCGCCAGAGCCCCCGAACCGTGACCCGCCCCTCCTCCTTCCCGCGCTCCGGTGACCATGGCCCCAACCTCGCGACGCTCGACCAGCTCCGAGGACTGCGCCGCCCCCGTCTGATGACGCCGGAGGCGCGCCGCCACCAGGTGCCGCAGGAGTGCAGCGCCTGCTGAGCCCCCCGCTCGAGCGACGCACGTGCGCGCCGACGGCCCGGACACCACACGGTGTCCGGGCCGTCGTGCGTTCGCCGGCGGTCGAGGTCCGGCTCGCGCCATCGGTGCGTCGACCCGTCCCCGGCCCTCCCCCCTCAGCCGGTGACGGCCGGTGCCGGGCCGCCCACCACCGCCTCGTCGGCGCGGGAGGCGCCTGAGCCGAGCCGCGAGCGCTCGTCGGCCACCCACAGGCGCGTGAGGCCGCCGAAGTGCCCCTCGAACCGCTCCCACTCGTGCGGCGGGTACGTCTGCTGGATCGTGCTCGTCAGCAGCGACCGGAACGCGTCCGAGTCCACCCACTCCAGCACCAGCTCGTCGACGTGCCCGAGGGCGGCGTCGCAGAACTCCCGGTAGCGCTCGGTCTCGAAGTGCTCGTCCGCCAGCCGCTGGTAGGCCGCGAGCTTGCCCTGGTAGTCCAGGTCCGGGTCGTCGGCCACGGCGAACCACGGGTCGGTGTCCACCTGGGTCCGAGCGCGCCGGTCCGTGGCCACGCAGAACACCGACCACTTGAGCAGCGCCTTCATCGCCCACGGAAAGTAGTAGTGCAGTGAGGTCACGGCGACGTCGGGACACGCGTTCGCGTAGTCGATCGGGTAGACCACCCCGTCCTTGACGAGCATCTCGCACGAGTTGAACTCCCACCGGAAGAAGGAGTTCACCGTCTGGGCGATGGTGATGGCCTCGCTGCCCACCGCCTCGGAGAGGAAGCCGTGCTCCACGGCATACCGCCCGTGCATGGGTTCGTCGGGACGGAACTTCATCACCATCGTCTCGGGCCCGATCGTCAGCGCCCGCGCGAACACCTCGAACCCGTCGACCGCCTTCTGCAGGTGCATGAGCATCTCGCCGGAGTCGTTGTAGGCGGCGTGCAGGTCGTCGCGGTCCTTGATCATCGAGACACCGCGCCACGCCCCGCCGTCGAACGGCTTCATGAACATCGGGTACCCCAGCTCCTCGGCGATCTCGTCGAGGTCGAAGGACTTGTTGTACTTCGAGGACGTGAACGCCCAGCGCACGTTGTCGATGGGGTTCTTGTAGGGCACGAGGACCGTCTCGGGGACGTTCATCCCGAGCCGCAGCAGGGCGCAGTACGCCGAGTGCTTCTCCATGGACTGGAACGTGAACGGGCTGTTGAGCAGGTACACGTCGTCCATGAGCGCGACCTTCTTGAGCCACTCGCGCGGGTGGTAGTACCAGTGCGCCAGCCGGTCGATGACCAGGTCGTGGCGCGGCTTGTCGCGCAGGTTGAACGGCTCGATGGTCACGCGCTCGGTGGTGACCCGGTGCTGCGTGCCGTCCGGCCCGGTCACCGTCCCGAGCCGCTCGACGAGGGACTCGAACGCCGCCGGCCAGTCGCCCTCGGCACCGAGCAGGAGTCCGATCAGGTGGTTCCGTGAGGAGGACATGCGCCCATACTTGCGGCTGGTCGCCGATGCCGAAAGTGGAGACGGCGGCCCCCGCCCGGTGGGGCGAAGGGCCGCCGAGGTGGCTCCGTACGTCAGAACAGGGCGGACATCAGCGCGGTGCGCGCCTTGCGCACGCGCTCGTCGTGGGACCCCACGACGGCGAACAGCTCCAGCAGGTGGGCGCGCGCGGCCTCCCGCTCGTCGCCGCCCGTGGCGCGGACCAGGTCGATGAGGCGCAGGAAGGCGTCCTCGACGTGGCCGCCGAGGACGTCGAGGTCGGCGACCAGCGTCTGGGCGGCGACGTCGTGCGGGTGCTCCGCCGCGGCCGCACGGGCGGACTGCAGGTCGGCGCCCTGGGTGCGCTGCATGAGCCCGACCTGGGCGAGCCCGAGCTGGGCGTCGGCGTCGGCGGGGTCCTGCTTGAGCGCTGCGGTGTATGCCGCGGCGGCGGCGTCGAGGTCGCCGCGCTCGATGGCGTCGTACGCCTCCTGGTGGAGCGGGGGAAGCGGCGGCTCCTCCCCCTCCTCGGCGCTGCCGACGGCCGACACGTCGACCCGGCCCGCGACGCCGTGCTGGACGGCCAGGCCGAGGAACTCGTCGAGCACCTGGCGCAGCGTGGCCTCGGCCTGCACGCCGGCGAACATCGGGACCGGCTGGCCCTGGACCATCCCCATGGTCACCGGGACGCTCTGCACCTGGAACGCGCGCAGCAGCGTGGGGTTCGCCTCGACGTCGATCGACACGACCTGGAACCGGCCCTCGTACGAGCCGGCCACGGACACGACGGTGTCGAGGTAGGCGCGGGACTCGGGCAGGCGGGCCGCCCACAGCACGAGCAGCAGCGGGACGCTGACCGAGGCGTTCGCGATCTCCTGGAAGTTCGCGTCGGTGCCCTCGACGACGACTCCGCTGCGTCCGGGCACGCCCGGCGTGGCGGCCGCTGGGCCACCTGCCGACGAGCCCGTGGACGCGGTCGAGGTCGACGCGGCGGGGGCCGCTGCGCTCTGCAGACCCGACAGGTCCACCGCTCCTCGCACAACACCGGGGTTCGGCTGATCAGTCATGCCGCCGATTCTTCCCCACCCGGACCGGGACCGCCCAGCCGCCCCGGTCTCAGGAGCCCTTCGCGGAGGACAGCACCTCGTCGACGGCGACCATCTTCGCCTTGCCCTGGGCGGGCACGGTGAAGACGACCATCTCGTACGTCTGCAGCTGCGCGCTGCGGGTCAGCGTCTTCTTGCGCACCAGCTTCTGGAAGTCGGCACTCGCCGTCAGCGACTTGCCGCCCTTGCTCAGGGTGATCGCGTCGGTGCGCTGCATCAGGGCGAACACGAGCGCGCCACCGTCCTTGAGCCGGATGGCGGTCGTGCCCTCCTGCGGCACGTGCTTCTGGGTCAGCGTGGCGAGCTTGCCGAACGACTT is a window from the Phycicoccus sp. M110.8 genome containing:
- a CDS encoding alpha-1,4-glucan--maltose-1-phosphate maltosyltransferase is translated as MCPAGEPSSVRRVTATPRATTSPTPAAPSAGAPGTTRAAASKPPLSTPPQRPVGRIPVQDVRPCVDNGARPAASVVGEELTVSATVFREGHDAVNASVVLTSPTGAETLVPMTLVNPGLNAWEAVVAPAELGLWSYRVEGWSDPYATWDHDASIKVAADIDSELMLEEGARVLERALAEVERPAAARTLLEDAVTALRDTRRPPQARLHVGTDPAVRTELHDRPLRDFVSQSADLPLLVERERALYGAWYEIFPRSEGAVQDPETGAWTSGTLRTAAKRLPAIADMGFDVVYLTPIHPIGTTARKGPNNTLDAGPDDPGSPYAIGSPDGGHDAIHPDLGTFEDFDAFVARAEELGLEVALDIALQCSPDHPYVTSHPEWFTTRADGTIAYAENPPKKYQDIYPLNFDNDPAGAYAEVRRVIQVWIDHGVKIFRVDNPHTKPVEFWQWLIEDVARDHPDVIWLAEAFTKPAMMHTLAKVGFQQSYTYYAWRNQKWELEEYVRELAGDAAAYMRPSFWPTTHDILTPYMQFGGPAAWKLRAALAATLVPTYGIYAGYELIEHVARPGAEEQIDNEKYQYKNRHWEDYEPGGPKEGQSLAGYLTRLNEIRRAHPSLHWLRNITFHHVDDENIMAFSKRRVLADGTEDVVVVVANLDPHSTRESMVHLDMPALGLGWQDQVAAHDLVTDQSWQWGENVYVRLGPETEPVHVVEIRRF
- a CDS encoding maltokinase N-terminal cap-like domain-containing protein — protein: MAEIHTSASLSPTKLELLAGWMGRQRWYAAKGSTPRLRKLWSWRLDDPAGQVGIETILVVDEAGPAPVLYQVPLTYRAAPLEGGQSALVGTTEHTVLGRRWVYDGPHDPVYAAQLLELALGRAVPQAGSQSDTVEPDVVGERHRSWTQEVTLRGSRVLSGEQSNTSIVFDCVDADGAPKPLICKVFRMLHDGENPDVTVQGALSEGGSTRVPGMVGAVSARWPSPVEGGQSAAGHLAFAQEFFPGTEDAWRVALRAIGAGEDFTTPARDLGAATAEVHDLLARVLPTEPVTEAAIADVVAGMRARYVAAASEVPALAAFEHRIASVFDRAVNAPWPRLQRIHGDYHLGQVLQVAGRGWVLLDFEGEPLRPLAERSRPDLAIRDVAGMLRSFDYAAGSWEQSHPGRSARDWAAATQAAFLDGYATAAGTDPRDNPALLIAFQLDKALYEVVYEARNRPPWLTIPTAAVARLLDDARRDLA
- the treS gene encoding maltose alpha-D-glucosyltransferase; translated protein: MQGLNLNQPGLKHDPEWFKTAVFYEVLVRGFGDSNGSGAGDFTGLINRLDYLQWLGVDCLWLPPFYASPLRDGGYDIADYTAVLPEFGTLPDFQELVSQAHARGIRIITDFVMNHTSDQHPWFQASRSDPEGPFGDFYVWSDTDEKYADARIIFIDTEVSNWTFDPVRRQFFWHRFFSHQPDLNFENPAVHEAMFDVVRFWMDMGIDGFRLDAVPYLYEEEGHNGENHPKTHEFLAKLRRMVDEEYPGRILLAEANQPPADVVDYFGTEESPECQMCFHFPVMPMLYYSLREEKAAPIIDVLADTPPIPQGAQWGTFLRNHDELTLEMVTPEQRAAMYGWYAPDPRMRANVGIRRRLAPLLDNSRAEIELIHALLLSLPGSPCLYYGDEIGMGDNIWLNDRDSVRTPMQWTPDRNAGFSTTDPGKLYLPVISSLVYHYNNVNVEAQMAHSSSLLHWVKAMLEIRRHHPVFGRGNFEVCPSDNEGVLSYLRVEWAGEGDAQDTEAVLCVNNLTSRPQATTIKVPEEFKGAQTTDLFGGLGFPKVSDDGTITLTLGSRDFFWLRLAPAAARG